From the genome of Dickeya aquatica, one region includes:
- a CDS encoding NCS2 family permease, with amino-acid sequence MSNTTRQADDAARPTGALDAFFKITQRGSSVRQEVLAGLTTFLAMVYSVIVVPGMLGKAGFPPAAVFVATCLVAGFGSLLMGLWANLPMAIGCAISLTAFTAFSLVLGQHISVPVALGAIFMMGVLFTVISATGIRSWILRNLPTGVAHGAGIGIGLFLLIIAANGIGLVIKNPIDGLPVALGHFTAFPVVMSLIGLAATIGLEKRRVPGGILIVIIAISVIGLIFDPNVKYQGLFALPTLSDANGQSLIFALDIKGALQPVVLPSVLALVMTAVFDATGTIRAVAGQANLLDKDGQITNGGRALTADSVSSIFASLVGTSPAAVYIESAAGTAAGGKTGLTATVVGALFLLILFLSPLSYLVPAYATAPALMYVGLLMLSNVSKLDFNDFVDAMSGLVCAVFIVLTCNIVTGIMLGFGSLVLGRLFSGEWRKLNAGTVIIAVALVVFYAGGWAL; translated from the coding sequence ATGTCTAATACCACTCGTCAGGCTGACGATGCGGCGCGCCCGACTGGCGCACTTGATGCTTTTTTTAAGATTACACAGCGTGGAAGCAGCGTTCGCCAGGAAGTGCTGGCGGGGCTGACAACATTTCTGGCTATGGTTTACTCGGTTATTGTTGTACCGGGGATGCTGGGTAAGGCGGGTTTCCCTCCTGCCGCGGTATTCGTTGCAACCTGTCTGGTGGCTGGATTTGGATCGTTGTTGATGGGCCTGTGGGCCAACTTGCCGATGGCGATTGGCTGCGCTATTTCTCTGACGGCTTTTACTGCTTTTAGTCTGGTGTTGGGGCAGCATATCAGCGTGCCGGTGGCCCTGGGCGCAATTTTTATGATGGGGGTGTTGTTTACCGTCATTTCCGCGACAGGTATCCGCTCCTGGATCCTGCGTAATCTGCCTACCGGTGTTGCGCATGGTGCAGGTATTGGTATTGGTTTATTTTTATTGATTATTGCGGCCAATGGCATTGGCCTGGTTATCAAAAACCCGATTGATGGTTTACCGGTTGCGTTAGGGCACTTCACGGCATTCCCGGTTGTGATGTCACTGATTGGGCTGGCGGCCACCATTGGTTTGGAAAAACGCCGCGTACCGGGCGGGATACTGATTGTGATTATCGCCATTTCAGTCATCGGCCTGATTTTTGATCCGAATGTGAAATATCAGGGGCTGTTCGCTTTACCGACCCTGAGTGATGCCAATGGTCAGTCGTTGATTTTTGCGCTGGATATTAAAGGCGCATTACAGCCTGTAGTTCTGCCGAGTGTGCTGGCTTTGGTTATGACTGCTGTATTTGACGCCACGGGCACGATCCGCGCGGTTGCCGGTCAGGCCAATCTGCTGGATAAAGACGGGCAGATAACCAACGGCGGGCGAGCACTGACGGCTGACTCTGTGAGCAGTATCTTTGCAAGCCTGGTCGGAACGTCACCGGCAGCGGTGTACATTGAGTCTGCGGCGGGTACGGCCGCTGGTGGTAAAACCGGGCTGACGGCTACGGTGGTCGGCGCGTTGTTCCTGCTGATTCTGTTTTTGTCACCGTTGTCTTACCTGGTTCCTGCCTATGCAACCGCTCCGGCACTGATGTATGTCGGTTTGCTGATGTTGAGTAATGTTTCCAAACTGGATTTTAACGACTTTGTTGATGCCATGTCTGGCCTGGTGTGTGCTGTATTTATCGTACTGACCTGTAACATTGTGACCGGCATTATGCTGGGTTTTGGTTCACTGGTGTTAGGACGTCTATTTAGCGGTGAATGGCGTAAGCTTAACGCTGGTACGGTTATCATTGCGGTTGCACTGGTGGTGTTCTATGCCGGCGGCTGGGCGCTGTAA
- a CDS encoding Na+/H+ antiporter — MEIFFTILIMTLVVSLSGVVTRILPFQIPLPLMQIALGAMLAWPQFGLHVDFNPELFMVLFIPPLLFADGWKTSTREFLLHMREILGLALVLVVVTVVGIGYLLHWMIPEMPLVAAFALAAVLSPTDAVALSGIVGEDRIPKKLMGILQGEALMNDASALVSLKFAVAIAMGTMVFSVAGATLAFLQVALGGLLAGIGVAWIYSKSLVLLGHQTDDDAATQIVLLLLLPFAAYLIAEHFGVSGILAAVASGMTMSRTQLLRQAPLNMRLRANGVWNMLEFVFNGMVFLMLGLQLPGVIEESIVQAELDPTIETWMLFADILLIYCALLLLRFAWLWLVKLYSRAVNHKHPMLFAHYSSREIWISTFAGVRGAITLAGVLSIPLYLSEGEPFPSRYQLVFIATGVILFSLLCGVLALPVLLKGVTLTDHSVQKKEERIARVTMAQVAIDSLKKMQERLAADREENLDDQVLAEVSARVIGMLHRRVAGTDELENSMAIENLERRFRLAAVNAERAELYHLRATQRISNETLQKMLRELDLLEAVLSEKV; from the coding sequence ATGGAAATATTTTTCACCATTCTTATTATGACGCTGGTGGTTTCACTTTCTGGTGTCGTCACCCGTATTTTACCTTTTCAAATACCGCTGCCACTGATGCAAATCGCACTGGGTGCGATGCTAGCCTGGCCTCAGTTCGGCTTACATGTTGATTTTAATCCTGAATTATTCATGGTGCTGTTTATCCCTCCGTTACTGTTTGCCGATGGCTGGAAAACCTCAACCCGTGAGTTTTTGCTGCATATGCGGGAAATTCTTGGGCTGGCGTTGGTATTGGTGGTGGTGACGGTGGTGGGTATTGGTTATCTGTTGCACTGGATGATCCCGGAAATGCCGTTGGTGGCTGCGTTCGCCCTGGCCGCAGTATTATCGCCCACCGATGCTGTCGCGCTGTCTGGCATCGTCGGTGAAGATCGCATTCCGAAAAAACTCATGGGGATTTTGCAAGGCGAAGCGCTGATGAATGATGCTTCTGCGCTGGTATCACTGAAATTTGCTGTCGCGATTGCGATGGGCACCATGGTGTTTAGTGTCGCGGGCGCTACGCTGGCGTTCTTGCAGGTGGCGCTTGGTGGTTTGCTGGCGGGTATTGGTGTGGCCTGGATTTACAGTAAATCGCTGGTTTTGCTGGGCCACCAAACGGACGATGATGCTGCAACGCAAATTGTTCTGCTGCTGTTATTACCTTTTGCTGCCTACCTTATTGCCGAACATTTCGGTGTATCAGGTATTTTGGCGGCAGTGGCATCGGGTATGACCATGAGCCGAACGCAATTGCTGCGTCAGGCACCACTCAATATGCGGCTTCGAGCCAATGGCGTGTGGAATATGCTGGAGTTTGTGTTCAACGGTATGGTGTTTCTGATGCTGGGGCTGCAATTACCCGGCGTGATTGAAGAGTCCATCGTGCAGGCTGAACTCGACCCGACTATCGAAACCTGGATGCTGTTTGCCGATATTTTGCTGATCTATTGTGCGCTGTTGCTGCTGCGTTTTGCTTGGTTGTGGTTAGTGAAACTCTATAGCCGAGCGGTTAATCACAAACATCCTATGTTATTTGCGCATTATTCGTCGCGCGAAATCTGGATAAGTACCTTTGCCGGCGTGCGAGGTGCGATTACGCTGGCGGGTGTGCTGTCGATTCCCCTTTACCTGAGCGAGGGGGAGCCGTTTCCATCACGCTATCAACTGGTGTTTATTGCCACCGGCGTGATTCTGTTTTCGCTGCTATGTGGTGTACTGGCGCTGCCGGTGTTGTTAAAAGGTGTCACGCTTACCGATCACAGCGTGCAGAAGAAAGAAGAACGTATTGCGCGGGTCACTATGGCTCAGGTGGCGATTGATAGCCTGAAAAAAATGCAGGAGCGACTGGCGGCAGACCGGGAGGAAAACCTTGACGATCAGGTTTTGGCCGAAGTCAGTGCGCGGGTTATCGGGATGTTGCATCGCCGGGTGGCGGGCACCGATGAGCTGGAAAACAGTATGGCAATTGAGAATCTGGAGCGGCGCTTTCGTCTGGCGGCGGTC